In one Thermanaerovibrio velox DSM 12556 genomic region, the following are encoded:
- the dhaK gene encoding dihydroxyacetone kinase subunit DhaK, whose product MPLKKLINQVDQVVTESLAGLGAAFGDLVRIHPTVKAVLRADAPRPKVVLISGGGSGHEPLHGGYVGYGMLDAACPGEVFTSPTPDQMYEAAKTVHGGKGVLFIVKNYTGDVMNFQMAQDMLVSEGIKVESVVIDDDVAVKDSLYTAGRRGVGGTVLAEKIAGAMAELGGSLEEVRDVCAKVNANVRSMGVALTSCTVPAAGKPTFDLPEDQFELGIGIHGEPGRERRPMTQVREMVRTMGEAIVSDLPFQSGDQVLAFVNGMGGTPLMELFIAYKDLKDFLDERGIEISRSLVGNYITSLEMQGFSITLLKLDSQLKALWDYPVHTPALRWGR is encoded by the coding sequence ATGCCTTTGAAGAAGCTCATCAACCAGGTTGACCAGGTGGTAACCGAGTCCTTGGCGGGCCTTGGGGCCGCCTTTGGGGATCTCGTTAGGATCCATCCAACGGTTAAGGCGGTGCTCAGGGCGGATGCCCCGCGGCCCAAGGTGGTTTTGATATCCGGAGGTGGCAGCGGTCACGAGCCGCTCCACGGGGGTTACGTGGGCTATGGGATGTTGGACGCGGCCTGCCCCGGCGAGGTGTTTACGTCCCCTACCCCGGATCAGATGTATGAGGCCGCCAAGACGGTGCACGGCGGCAAGGGGGTTCTCTTCATCGTCAAGAACTACACCGGGGACGTCATGAACTTCCAGATGGCCCAGGACATGCTGGTTTCCGAGGGCATCAAGGTGGAGAGCGTGGTCATAGACGACGACGTGGCGGTGAAGGACAGCCTTTACACCGCGGGGCGCCGCGGGGTGGGGGGTACCGTGCTGGCGGAGAAGATCGCCGGCGCCATGGCGGAGCTTGGCGGCAGCCTGGAGGAAGTGCGGGACGTGTGTGCCAAGGTTAACGCCAACGTGCGCAGCATGGGGGTAGCTCTTACCAGCTGCACCGTTCCCGCCGCGGGGAAGCCCACGTTTGACCTGCCGGAGGACCAGTTCGAGCTTGGCATAGGGATTCACGGGGAGCCCGGAAGGGAGAGGCGCCCCATGACCCAGGTGCGGGAGATGGTCCGTACCATGGGGGAGGCCATAGTGTCGGACCTTCCCTTCCAGAGCGGTGATCAGGTGTTGGCCTTCGTGAACGGCATGGGCGGTACCCCTCTGATGGAGCTGTTCATAGCGTACAAGGACCTCAAGGACTTTTTGGATGAGAGGGGCATAGAGATTTCCCGAAGCCTGGTGGGGAACTACATAACAAGCCTTGAGATGCAGGGCTTCTCCATAACCCTGCTGAAGCTAGACAGCCAGCTGAAGGCCCTTTGGGACTATCCGGTGCACACCCCGGCCTTAAGGTGGGGAAGGTAG
- the dhaL gene encoding dihydroxyacetone kinase subunit DhaL produces the protein MGKVVMPLTVEGARDFIARAKEAMDSHKDYLTQLDSAIGDADHGINMSRGFGKAHEKVSSGSYGDLGGLFKDVAMVLMGSVGGASGPLYGTFFMKISMKLAGKTEASVEDLREAALEGLNGVLALGKAQPGDKTMVDALQPALEAMKGRAGEAEALEAAVKAAEEGMLATVPMLAKKGRASYLGERSVGHQDPGATSSYLLLTCLRDAVLGVSS, from the coding sequence GTGGGGAAGGTAGTCATGCCGCTTACCGTTGAAGGGGCCCGGGATTTCATAGCCCGGGCCAAGGAGGCCATGGACTCCCACAAGGACTACCTGACCCAGCTGGACTCCGCCATAGGGGATGCGGATCACGGCATAAACATGAGCCGGGGCTTCGGCAAGGCCCACGAGAAGGTCTCCTCCGGTTCCTACGGGGATCTGGGCGGGCTTTTCAAGGACGTGGCCATGGTGCTCATGGGCAGCGTGGGTGGCGCATCGGGGCCTCTGTACGGGACGTTTTTCATGAAGATCTCCATGAAGCTGGCGGGGAAGACTGAGGCGTCTGTTGAGGACTTGAGGGAGGCAGCGCTGGAGGGGCTAAACGGCGTATTGGCCCTGGGGAAGGCGCAGCCTGGCGACAAGACCATGGTGGACGCGCTGCAGCCCGCCCTCGAGGCCATGAAGGGGCGAGCTGGTGAGGCGGAGGCCCTGGAGGCGGCGGTGAAGGCGGCGGAGGAAGGGATGCTTGCCACGGTGCCAATGCTGGCCAAGAAGGGCCGGGCTAGCTACCTTGGGGAGCGGTCCGTGGGGCATCAGGACCCGGGGGCCACATCGTCGTACCTATTGTTGACCTGTCTTAGGGATGCGGTCCTGGGGGTGAGCTCATGA
- the dhaM gene encoding dihydroxyacetone kinase phosphoryl donor subunit DhaM, with product MIGILVVSHSSKAAEGIAEIASAMSQGAVPVLGVGGNDDGGLGTCVPAIYEALLDLLGRCDGVVVVPDLGSAVLSARAAIGMLGDEASRVVIADGPVLEGAMMGAVQASVGSSLAEVERTVREARDLEKERR from the coding sequence ATGATAGGCATCCTGGTGGTGTCCCACAGCTCCAAGGCGGCGGAGGGGATAGCGGAGATAGCCTCCGCCATGAGTCAGGGGGCGGTGCCGGTACTCGGGGTAGGGGGGAACGACGACGGGGGGCTTGGGACCTGTGTTCCCGCCATATACGAGGCCCTTCTGGACCTATTGGGGCGCTGTGACGGGGTGGTGGTGGTCCCGGACCTGGGGAGTGCGGTCCTATCCGCCCGGGCGGCTATAGGGATGTTGGGGGATGAGGCCTCCCGGGTGGTAATAGCGGATGGTCCTGTGCTGGAGGGGGCCATGATGGGGGCGGTTCAAGCCAGCGTGGGGTCCTCTCTGGCGGAGGTGGAGCGCACGGTCCGGGAAGCGAGGGACCTTGAGAAGGAGCGCAGGTAA
- the glpK gene encoding glycerol kinase GlpK: MSKKYVVAIDQGTTSTRCMVFDDKGLPVCSHQMEHAQIYPKPGWVEHDPLEIWSRTKDVIRGALDKGGINPEEIASIGITNQRETTVVWEKATGKPIYNAIVWQCMRTQEFCSEWQKTPGWEQAANGEGKVKDITGLLISPYFSGTKIKWILDHVPGAREKAAKGEILFGNIDTWLIWNLTGGPDGGVHVTDVSNASRTLLMDIKTLKWSEEMASFLDVPLAMMPAIKPSSFVYGCTKKDGPFGAEIPVAGDLGDQQAALFGQACFGKGDTKNTYGTGCFMLMNIGETPSPSKNGLLTTAGYSLEEGKCVYALEGSIAITGAAVQWLRDNLRLFDEAPDSEYFARKVEDSGGIYFVPAFSGLYAPYWDMSARGAIVGLTRYIRKEHIIRATLESICYQTRDVVEAMNKDSGVSLAELKVDGGAVKNDLLMQMQADILGAKVVRPQVNETTALGAAYAAGLAVGFWKSTDELKEHWAEDRRFDPIMSEERREHAYKGWKKAVSKAQSWIE, from the coding sequence TTGTCCAAGAAGTACGTGGTGGCCATCGATCAGGGTACTACCAGCACCAGGTGCATGGTTTTCGATGACAAGGGGCTTCCGGTGTGTTCCCATCAGATGGAGCATGCTCAGATATACCCCAAGCCCGGCTGGGTGGAGCACGACCCCTTGGAGATATGGTCCAGGACCAAGGACGTGATACGCGGGGCCCTCGACAAGGGTGGGATAAACCCCGAGGAGATAGCCTCCATAGGGATAACCAACCAGCGGGAGACCACCGTGGTGTGGGAGAAGGCCACGGGCAAGCCCATATACAACGCCATAGTCTGGCAGTGCATGAGGACCCAGGAGTTCTGCTCCGAGTGGCAGAAGACCCCCGGATGGGAGCAGGCGGCCAATGGGGAGGGCAAGGTGAAGGACATAACCGGTCTTCTCATAAGCCCCTACTTCTCGGGCACCAAGATAAAGTGGATACTGGATCACGTGCCCGGTGCCCGTGAGAAGGCCGCCAAGGGGGAGATCCTCTTTGGGAACATCGACACCTGGCTCATATGGAACCTCACCGGCGGGCCCGACGGGGGGGTGCACGTCACCGACGTGTCCAACGCCTCAAGGACGCTCCTCATGGACATAAAGACCCTCAAGTGGAGCGAGGAGATGGCGTCGTTCCTGGACGTTCCCCTTGCCATGATGCCCGCCATAAAGCCCTCCAGCTTCGTCTATGGCTGTACCAAGAAGGACGGTCCCTTTGGGGCGGAGATACCGGTGGCGGGGGACCTGGGGGACCAGCAGGCGGCGCTCTTCGGCCAGGCTTGTTTCGGCAAGGGGGATACAAAGAACACCTACGGAACCGGCTGCTTCATGCTGATGAACATAGGGGAGACCCCATCGCCATCTAAGAACGGGCTTCTCACAACCGCGGGCTACAGCCTGGAGGAGGGCAAGTGCGTTTACGCCCTGGAGGGCTCCATAGCCATAACCGGAGCGGCGGTTCAGTGGCTGAGGGACAACCTGCGTCTCTTCGACGAGGCGCCGGACAGTGAGTACTTCGCCCGGAAGGTGGAGGATTCCGGCGGTATTTACTTCGTGCCCGCCTTCTCCGGGCTCTACGCCCCTTATTGGGACATGAGCGCCCGGGGGGCCATAGTGGGTCTCACCAGGTACATCCGCAAGGAGCACATAATAAGGGCCACCCTTGAGAGCATATGCTACCAGACCCGTGACGTGGTGGAGGCCATGAACAAGGACTCCGGGGTGTCCCTGGCGGAGCTGAAGGTGGACGGTGGGGCGGTTAAGAACGACCTGCTCATGCAGATGCAGGCGGACATACTTGGGGCCAAGGTGGTCCGTCCCCAGGTGAACGAGACCACCGCCCTTGGGGCTGCCTATGCGGCGGGGCTTGCGGTGGGCTTCTGGAAGTCCACCGATGAGCTCAAGGAGCACTGGGCGGAGGACCGGCGGTTCGACCCCATCATGTCCGAGGAGAGGCGGGAGCACGCCTACAAGGGCTGGAAGAAGGCGGTGTCGAAGGCCCAGAGCTGGATCGAATAA
- a CDS encoding glycerol-3-phosphate responsive antiterminator codes for MLPLDKVRIFKERLASRPVICSVRSEEGLREVLSFQDPRCVFLLGFSIQDVVRSVSSLTSRGHMPFVHMDLVEGLKSDQSGIRYLVDNARPWGIISTHKGVIEIAKGMGLMTVLRVFLLDSDALRKGRSMVSSVKPDFLEVLPGVAVVGMERTRLSDLGCPIIAGGLVDSPSQVQVILSRGVLGVSSSERSLW; via the coding sequence GTGCTTCCGTTGGACAAGGTCCGTATATTTAAAGAGCGCCTTGCATCGAGGCCGGTGATATGTTCGGTGCGCTCCGAAGAAGGCTTGAGGGAGGTCTTGTCCTTCCAGGATCCTCGTTGCGTGTTCCTTTTGGGGTTTTCAATACAAGATGTGGTTAGATCCGTATCCTCGTTGACCTCCCGGGGGCATATGCCCTTCGTTCACATGGATTTGGTGGAGGGGCTTAAGTCCGATCAGTCCGGCATTAGATATTTGGTGGACAACGCCCGCCCCTGGGGGATCATAAGCACCCACAAGGGGGTTATAGAGATCGCCAAGGGCATGGGGCTCATGACGGTTCTGCGGGTGTTTCTTTTGGATTCCGACGCCCTTCGGAAGGGAAGGAGCATGGTTAGCTCTGTGAAGCCGGACTTCCTTGAGGTGCTCCCGGGGGTTGCGGTGGTGGGGATGGAGAGGACGAGGCTCTCCGATCTTGGCTGTCCCATAATAGCGGGGGGTCTTGTGGACAGCCCTAGCCAGGTGCAGGTCATCCTTTCCAGGGGGGTTCTTGGGGTGTCCTCCAGCGAGAGGTCTCTATGGTAG
- a CDS encoding sensor domain-containing diguanylate cyclase, giving the protein MDRRYKDILDQLINGVYTTDLNRVITYWNRAAEKITGYSADEVVGKRCADNILVHVDGEGNNLCLGMCPLALSMGDGSARETLVYLKHKDGHRVPVQVRATPLRDEEGKIVGGVEIFEDASNLVSQEEKVSILERLAYLDELTRVGNRRFIYDTLEDHLRDLKEIGWPFGVVMMDIDHFKKVNDTYGHQAGDDVLRNVANTILSSLRSFDSLGRYGGEEFLVILRNVDPQELLRIAEKLRVLVEATWTDAGREIITVTISGGATMADPNDTPESLIKRADDLLYRSKQGGRNRITPG; this is encoded by the coding sequence ATGGATCGGCGATACAAGGACATCCTGGACCAGCTCATCAACGGGGTTTACACCACAGACCTTAACCGGGTCATCACCTACTGGAACAGGGCGGCGGAGAAGATAACCGGCTACTCCGCCGACGAGGTTGTGGGCAAACGCTGCGCGGACAACATCTTGGTCCACGTGGACGGGGAGGGGAACAACCTTTGCCTTGGCATGTGTCCCCTGGCATTATCCATGGGGGACGGCAGCGCCAGGGAGACGCTGGTGTACCTTAAACACAAGGACGGGCACCGGGTGCCGGTTCAGGTGAGGGCCACTCCCCTTAGGGACGAGGAGGGGAAAATCGTAGGAGGGGTTGAGATATTCGAGGACGCCTCGAACCTGGTGTCCCAGGAGGAAAAGGTGTCCATACTGGAACGCCTTGCGTACCTTGACGAGCTAACCAGGGTGGGGAACCGGCGCTTCATCTATGACACCCTGGAGGACCACCTGAGGGACCTCAAGGAGATCGGATGGCCCTTCGGGGTGGTGATGATGGACATAGATCACTTCAAGAAGGTGAACGACACGTACGGCCACCAGGCGGGGGACGATGTGCTAAGGAACGTGGCCAACACCATACTCTCCTCGCTCAGGAGCTTCGACTCCCTGGGACGCTACGGGGGGGAGGAGTTCCTGGTGATCCTCCGAAACGTGGACCCGCAGGAACTCCTGCGGATCGCCGAGAAGCTCCGGGTCCTCGTGGAGGCCACATGGACCGATGCAGGCCGGGAGATCATAACCGTCACCATCTCAGGTGGCGCCACCATGGCGGATCCCAACGACACGCCGGAGAGCCTGATCAAACGGGCGGACGATCTGCTCTATCGAAGCAAACAGGGGGGGCGCAACCGGATAACCCCTGGCTGA
- a CDS encoding HesA/MoeB/ThiF family protein, giving the protein MEGEVRFYSLREVEEMAEARGVTRREAEEAILEAGGCPERYRRNLGTLGVQGQLRLLRSKALVVGCGGLGGYVAEMLARAGVGSLILADGDVFSDNNLNRQLLCREEDLGRPKAQVAAERVAAVNRAVDVRAFCGYVREDNADSLVAGCQVVVDCLDNGSSRRILRDACSRNLVPMVHGAIGGFYAQVGVVTGEGGLGAFIEAMPDRGEEVRLGNPPFTPAFAAALEVCEALKVLTGLGGSLQGKLLWADLGAHQFMRLEP; this is encoded by the coding sequence GTGGAGGGAGAGGTCCGTTTTTACAGCCTCCGAGAGGTGGAGGAGATGGCCGAGGCCCGGGGGGTTACCCGGCGGGAGGCGGAGGAGGCTATCCTGGAGGCCGGGGGATGTCCTGAGCGGTACCGCCGTAACCTGGGGACCTTGGGGGTCCAAGGGCAGCTCCGGCTTCTTAGGTCCAAGGCCCTGGTGGTGGGTTGCGGCGGCCTTGGGGGATACGTGGCGGAGATGCTGGCCCGGGCTGGGGTTGGGAGCTTGATCTTGGCGGACGGGGATGTGTTCTCCGATAACAACCTGAACAGGCAGCTCCTGTGCCGTGAGGAGGACCTGGGACGCCCTAAGGCACAGGTGGCGGCGGAGAGGGTGGCGGCGGTGAACCGGGCGGTGGACGTTCGGGCTTTCTGCGGTTACGTCCGGGAGGATAACGCGGATTCCCTGGTGGCGGGCTGCCAGGTGGTGGTGGACTGCCTTGATAATGGTTCCTCCCGCCGGATCCTTAGGGATGCCTGTTCGCGGAACCTTGTCCCCATGGTTCACGGGGCCATAGGTGGGTTCTATGCCCAGGTGGGGGTTGTGACGGGGGAAGGGGGACTTGGGGCCTTCATAGAGGCCATGCCGGACCGGGGTGAAGAGGTTCGGCTTGGGAATCCCCCCTTCACCCCGGCCTTTGCGGCGGCCCTTGAGGTGTGTGAAGCCCTTAAGGTCCTAACTGGTCTTGGGGGCTCTCTCCAGGGGAAGCTGCTTTGGGCGGACCTTGGGGCCCATCAGTTCATGCGGCTAGAGCCATGA
- a CDS encoding MIP/aquaporin family protein has protein sequence MQGPVVGEFLGTMVLLAFGCGCVANVLLNRSKGQGAGWVSINLGWAMGVLFGVFTAIATGSPQADLNPAVTLFKTLAGVYSFPTAFTLMIAQLAGAFCGAVVVYLVYLPHWEITEDKGAKLGIFSTGPAVRNIPANFLTEFIATLFLILPIMFVFSKNVGGVAPGFGPYLVAMLVYGIGASLGGPTGYAINPARDLGPRIAHAILPIPGKGDSDWGYSWVPVAAPLAGGAVAFFIAKALGVV, from the coding sequence ATGCAGGGACCGGTCGTAGGAGAGTTCTTGGGTACCATGGTTCTTCTCGCTTTTGGTTGCGGGTGTGTGGCCAACGTCCTTCTCAACAGGTCCAAGGGGCAGGGGGCTGGATGGGTATCGATAAACCTGGGCTGGGCTATGGGGGTGCTCTTTGGGGTGTTCACCGCCATAGCCACGGGGTCGCCTCAGGCGGATCTTAACCCGGCGGTCACCCTTTTCAAGACCCTTGCGGGGGTCTACAGTTTCCCAACCGCTTTTACCCTGATGATTGCCCAGCTTGCAGGGGCTTTCTGCGGCGCCGTGGTGGTGTACCTAGTTTATCTCCCCCACTGGGAGATAACCGAGGACAAGGGGGCCAAGCTCGGCATCTTCTCCACCGGGCCTGCGGTTAGGAACATCCCCGCCAACTTCCTTACCGAGTTCATCGCAACGCTTTTCCTGATACTTCCCATAATGTTCGTCTTCTCCAAGAACGTGGGCGGCGTGGCCCCGGGCTTCGGCCCCTATCTGGTGGCCATGCTGGTCTACGGCATAGGCGCTTCCCTTGGAGGCCCCACCGGATACGCCATCAACCCCGCCCGTGACCTGGGCCCACGCATCGCCCATGCCATACTGCCCATACCTGGCAAGGGGGATTCCGACTGGGGTTACTCCTGGGTCCCAGTGGCGGCTCCCCTTGCGGGTGGAGCGGTTGCGTTCTTCATCGCCAAGGCGCTGGGGGTCGTGTAG